tactgtggcatccatttaaaagcacaattaatagggatagccacacctatggaaccagcttctgcagttaatattacagcacaccagctgcgctgcatactcaagaaagaccccaaagtcaatgaagttctccgcttgcgctgaattccttttcatccaccccttgagctgcttaaagctcttctcgatggggttgaaatctggtgagtatggcggcagatactcaaggagtactccagcactttggcaaagcacccgtacacgctctgatcgatggatggaggcgttatcaagcacgattactgaggctggccctgggtgaggattgcagaacggcagcacttgaaactctaagaagtcttctaggatctcagatgtaatcgcgccttgaaagatcttatagcttatgtagccatctatcgtcatggctggcagcagcgaccaccgttctgatcgcctgaagctgtgtgatagctccaccggctccccgattggagaccagccatacttgcggtcgcccgtacgctcattgcaggcgctctcgtccaacgcaacgatctgctccgccttatagtgttgcgccatcctggcaagatagaggcggcggagtggctcactctgctcctttgcccgctttgttgcaagcttgcgagaccatctcatcttctctagctctcggtaaacgctcgcaaggcttatcctaacgtcgtactcgtcgtacaagaagtccctcatctcatccatgtatgcgcccggtgagccattgaggtatgcctgaaggccttcgcgctgagcttgccggagtatagatggccgcccaagtcgaacgcagcgcggcggataaggcacgccccaaaactctaagctcaacctcagctttgctactgtgttacggctcgcacctgtagctctagagatggctcgatcactttcgcaggcagcaattcggtcgaggatagcctggagaacagcgggctgcaagcggtggccggtgcctggcatcgcgatgagatgggctcgagaaaattgcaacaccaaaaacgcgagtcagtagaggcgatcgcagcaaacaatgaacttcaaatacgttgtgggtgttagaaagcgtggctgcatcgatttactaacaaattactataggagttgatgttcttggccaccaagccaaccagatccaggtggctcaaggtatttcgagaaacacccataaCAATTAACCACGTTTCCGACTACAACGGGCCAATTAAGGGACAGAGGGTGTTCGGGGGCGGCCGCACCTCCGCACAGCTAAAGTAAGATATCTCGGCTCAAGTTACTGAAGACCAGATTAGGAATTCCATCGACGTGCTGTGGACTTCTCACAATAGGCATTGTGCTGTGCTACACCATCACTTCGGACCGTGGCTACAGCTCTATCTAACCCGATGCGGATAGTGTATTGGACCCTGCTGAGGTTAGTTTATTGGAAAGTCCGTATAACCCTCGACAGGACCTTTGGCCGCTAGACACGTGCGAAGAGATGTTCCGCAACACGATGGGCTGAGATGAGACGGCGGTTCCTGGTGCATTCGGCGTCCGTCTTCGGCAATGTTCTAGAAGGAAGTGTTCCAATGTGGAGGTGTCATCCCTGCCCATCGTCATGCGATCGTCAAGAAGCGAGAGCAGAGGAACGCAGCTGACAAACTCTCCGACACCACATCAACGTTTTACTGAATACCACGGGATGCACAGCCATCCATCCATCTGGTAGCTATGACCTCATAGTAGACAGATGGAGTCAAAGATTCCTGCACGACAGAAAGCTGCCGCACGGCCTGGGACGGAAGTTAGCGACAGCTGAGTAACAGCCCCTGGTAGTGATACATTCTCGTGTTAGCACGGCTAATATTAGCTGCCATTGAACGGTCTGATTCGTTCGCGTTGACACGGCCCTGGCAGTTACGAATGAAATCGGTCCAGTCATGGATTGATTGTCCCATGGATGATGCGTTTGTGACTATCATGTGTGGAGCAACTACACCGGCTATGGCCGAGCTTGCTCGTCATTCTATGCCAAGTCCACGACGGCAGAGCCGCTCGAGCGCCGGTAATCGCGAATACGTCCCCGGATGAATTCTTCTCCCCACTGTTCATTGGTATTGGGCATGCTTGCCAGAGGAACGACAAATGAGTTCTGCTGGGAGCCACCGAATACGAGAAGAGTCCAGTAGACATCTCGATCATGTATATCTTGAGCGAGACGAAGCACATGGTTTTACTCAAGCTCACCAACATTCTTTTCAAGTTACTAACTTCAGGTGAAGCCGGACTGGTGTCCTGCAAACCAAACCATCACCTCAGTACCAGATACAGGTCTTTGTGCATGCGGCTCAAGATAAGCATCTGACGACAGCAACTCTACAACATCCCGCTGCATCTCCGATCAGGGTGTATTCAGATTTTATCGACAAGAAGGTGACCGGACGCCACACATCTAAAAAAGGTTGCGCCCGCACGCGCTTGACCCCCAACTACTGGTTCCGCTGCAAGTCTCACCACCCTTCCACTCGATCGGATCACGGCTCGTGATTCATTACCAAACTTTCAGTACTGACATACCACTTGCATGGGTTTGCTTTCCGTGAGAAGCAAAAAGCTTTGACTTGTAAGAGGCGCGGAAGAGGCTACTTCCTCGATTATGCGATACTGCTCCGGCTTAGCCCATTCGAAAATTTCTGTTTCCAGACTTCAGTCTTTCTATTATCGACTTGTGGTGATCTTGAAGCCGGAATCTCAAAATTCCAAGATTGGGGGCCATTGGAAAGCCATTGAGGATAAAAGACGTTGGAGTAATCAGTTGGGAATCGTATCATCGCCTACAACTGCAACAATTCAAGCCACGAGCCACGACGACACTCCCCACCGACTACGACACTTCAACACCAATTCTGGAACTGCCAATAATCAGTCAGGACGCCACAACTCCAGAACACCTACCCTGGTCCAGCATCAGCATAGTTGCTCTGCCATCAACTGATATATGAGCCAGTGCCCTTCTGAGACTCACAGCACATCAAACTCCCCAAAGCCCACCGAAATAGACGCTACACAAGCCGCTATACTAGCCACTAGCTCTTCTGCGACTCCCAAAAGCCTCACGGAAACTCCTCAATCTACCGCTGAACAAACCGTCTCCACTCCAACCATCGTCGTCACAGGATCGCGTactcccactccagagcCTATTCCTCGACAAAGCCGTACTAGAGTCATACGCCGTCGTCCAAGACAGACTTCCTCTTCACAGCCCCCTCGGCAGTTACGATCGAACACGCCATACGATCGCCCGCAACGCTCTTGGTCACAGCCAGTCGCAAATACCACAGCTACAAGCGCAGCTCCACAAACGTACACAATGTCTTCCTCCGGCTCTTCCCCATCCAACACGTCGACTGCTGGCAGCACATCAGGCTCTGGACAGACGTACCAGCTCCCCTATGCGCCATTCCCGTACCCGATGCCTGCCAACCCCCGCGGGTCAGGACAGCAGCAAGGAGGCCAAGGTAAATAAGGGATTTGACCAAAAGTTTTCCTTTGTTACTGCATTGCGTGGGCGGTGATTGTCTCCATCAGATCCTTTACGAGCATTTACACGGCGCAATCGCGACATTCTCCTTGATCAACTCGGCATCTTTTCACACGTCAATCGAAGTTATTTCCTGGTCTTGGCATTGCATAAATCGAATACATTGCACTTTCGGCGCTGGGAATACCCTTTTCGTACACTCACTCTTGACCACGTGTTGGACACGGATTCACTTTCATTCTTTCGCGCGTCCCTTTTTTCATATTTTGTTATGCACCATGGGTCTCGATCGTCATGGTCAGCATGTATGCGGTTGCTTTGGTTTGCATACACACGGTTGTATTGGGCATCAACCTGTTTCGGCTAGACTTGCATGGATGGTGTTTGTTTCCTGTTCCTCGCTATGTTCTCGCGTTCACTTCCTTCTCTGTACTCACCATATCGATGGCGGGTGCTCGTGCTATTGGAATGGCCATTGGTAGCATGACGGTGGCTTGACATTGAAGGCGTTTTGGGAAGGTAGCCACTCGTTTCTCGTATTCCTCCTTTTTTTCCATAGAAAGTGACATCTATTCTTGCACGATCTGACACTCGTGGAGTTAGACTAGCTTTATTAGACCACATAGACTTTACTATAGATGAGTATGGGCCGCAAGAATTTTACAAGATATCAAATGTGTTAGCTTCCTAGGTCACATGGTCTATTTTTAGCCTCAGGCTCGTATCTGAAAACCATGGCGTGGAGTCGAGGACACGACCACCAACAGCCACCCATGCGACGTATACGAAAAGACTAGTGGAGAGACGATTATGCAAATAGACTGTGTGGACCACTGGGTCGGGTCTGGGGGCCAATATTGCGCTGAATGGTGGTAGTGGTAGGGAAGTGGGAAGTGATGATAAAGTTGAGGTTCAGGCTACGGCCGCGCATGTCCGAAGTAAGTACGAAGGCTGGGATATATGACTCTTGCAAGGACCCGCGGGTCCAGGATGCTTGCGCAACATGATTTGGCAGCCGACCGATCCACGACATGCCTCAGGCCTCACGTTGACGTTGTGAAGAAGGGATCTCGATGTTGACGTTGATGCGGAGCGCGTGCATGCGCATGCCGCATAGTCATAGAGGCCCGACCTGACTAAGCGACTGGCGGCCGTTTGAGACGGCCGGCAGCGTCATTCGCGCCAACTTTCCCTTCTCCCCGAGTCGACGATCCACGCGACATTGCGACACTGCACCGCTCTAGTCACACCATAGCGCCTCCGCTTCTGTTCCTTCAACCTTCACACTCTACACAGACCCCGGCTAAGCGCCCCTTATCGATTTGGCCTTGGTAGACCCGCAACTTCGTGTGGCTGCCCTTCCTGACGCTCCATCGACCCTGTAACGCCGTGACGTCCGCCCTAGCTCCGCCTCACCCTTCCCATCATCCACATCGTCGGCATCACAACGTAGCCGCCGCCATGGCACCTTCACGGTCCCGAGCCCCGCTATTCTCGCTGCTCGCCCTCACCTCGCTCCTCCCACAGGCCGCATGGGCGTTTGACTGCAAAGACATACTCGCCGACGGCGCACATTTCAACTTCAAGGAGCTCGGCGGGCCCCATGTCGTCCACTGGAAAGAATCCGATCTAACCAAAGAGCTTGAGTGGAAATACAACTTCACCGTCGATATTTGCAATTCACTCAAATGGCACAAGGGTGGCAGTCTGGCATCCGAGTGCCACCACGGCGCGAGGGTGTGCGGTATTAGGGAGAATATCGACTTGGCGACGGGTGGCAACTCAACCATCACGCCCATCGATATCGCCGGCACATACGCCACGCAGACGGGGAGGCGCATCGATGCCAAGTTTGAGAATCTAGGCAACTCTAAAAGCAACCAGGATGCGGGGAGAGAGGGTGTACGAGCGACACTGAACGGAGGGAGATTTCCGTTTGACAACAAGAGAGAGGGTGTCAATCAGCGCGCTATCATCGAATTTGTCTGCGACAAGGAGCGATCGGGTCTTGAAGGCGACGAAAAGGACGACAGCCCGCATCAGGATGACGGCAAGGATGACGAAAAGGACGACGACAAGAAGGATGGCGACGACAAAAAGGAAGGCAAGCTGCGGCGACGCGAGGAAAAGGCCAAGAACAAGTGTGAGGACTCGGACAACAGTCTACGCTTCTGCGGCTATCAAATGGAAAATGAAGACAAGGATAAGAAGGTCCAGACACTACGACTGGAATGGCGCACAAAATACGCTTGTGTAGATGCGCCATCACCAGACGGAGGCTCACACTGGGGTTTCTTTGGCTGGTTCTTCATCATGTACGTTTGCCCCTGGATTTCCATTTCCCCAAACACATCTCAAACCATGAACGCACTGCTAACTCACGATCCAGTGTCTTCCTCGCCATCGCTGCTTATCTCATCTTTGGCTCCTGGCTCAACTACAACCGCTACGGCGCCCGCGGATGGGACCTCCTGCCCCACGGCGACACGATCCGCGATATGCCGTACATTGCAAAGGACTTTGCGAGAAAGGTGGCGGGCACCGTCCAGGGTGGCGGTAGTAGAGGGGGCTATGCTGCTGTGTAAACGTGTGATTGAACGGGCATGTGGAAGGAAAAGGAAGGAAAGGGTCACGATTAGAGTGCATGTGGTGGGCTACTTGTGTAGGATAGGCGTGAAGGCGGTTGAAGGCATACATGGCGTAGGAGTTTTTTTGTTCGCTCTTGGCCGTTTTTGTTGGACGTTTTACTCATCACATGGACGTCGTTTCTGTGCATGGTGAGGGAAGGGCGTGTGCACATGTATATGATTTATCACACTTCTTTCGCTCTTTTTTCTTGTTGGGGGATGCAATGAggacgaggatgaggatgcATGCAAGAGAACGGGTGTCTTTTGTTTAGTtctttgatcatgcagcaaAATTAACGTCTTTGCCAAATTATGCATGGTTGAGGTCATGTTTTTTACGATACCGTTTTTTATTGTTTGCCCATGGACGTAGAAGACTACCTGGTTCGTGGACAAATGGGGGCCTTGGGTATAAATTCGACCTTCTACAACGCACTTATTCTCCTTCCCTTCCTTCAAAACAAATCATCTTTCCTCTACCTCCTAAAAGCTGCTACCAAAAGCACACATGTTTCCCTCCCTCTGCGACCAAAAGTACGCGACTCCTGCGTCATGTTCTGCGCTTTTCCTAAATGAACATTTTGTCCCGTTATGTTTTCCGAGCTTTCCTGGAGCTAAAACCGTCGCGGACCTGTTTGATGCGTTTGCTTCGTTTGCTTCTGCGTGCTATGTATTTTGtctgggtggtgagtaccAGGAATGGTGGTCGTTGGGTGTGATGTTCTTGAGAGAGGGACATCCGATGCTTAAAATTTCTTAAAATCCCGAGGGATGGGTTCGGTTCTGTGGTGTTGTGGGACAAAGATATAGATGTAACGGGGtgagaagaggaggaggactgcgttgcattgtgtagctatggaggaactgcagctatataggtgtgtgtgatgagaaagtgtggtagcgatagccgtacccaactctcacctAAGTTGGTCTTGGCaaggcccaaaccgttacaaTAGAACTAATATTTATATAAGCGACTACATGTCTCTGGGCTGGTTCCAGTTGCGTGTTTTGAAATAAGAAGGCGGTGATGAGATGTTGGTTCTGCTGTGAGGAGGCGGTAGATGAAATGATGACGAGGAGTCATTCATATTCTCAGTGAACGAGTAAGTACTTTGAAATGACGAGGTGGGAGGTGGTGTGCGTGTCGTTTTCATGGCAGGGAACCGGGATATAAAATAGTGGAGAAGAGGTACTCATGTGTTGACTAGATGCGAGAATTTATCCAAACTACGAAGCTGTAGAGGTGATTTATATGCCCATTTTGTCGTAAGAAGCCAAGATAGCAAACAAATGTCGAGGATGTGCTCAGAAGATGGCTTTCCATGTAGATTTTTCTAAATTACAAGATTAACGAGGTTatgttggtaggccttgtacgatcgtacggggtgaataacaacaacgaggttcttctagtgactggtattggtattctcTACGAGCGGgggtgctacgaaggtatacctaagctcaGCGCACTCCCAAACAACGACCGGGTAGAACACAAAGACACTGTCAAGTGGCTAAGTATCTATCTAGATAACCGTCTATCATTCAAATCACATATGTCTATACGTGTAAGCCAAGCTAGACAAGCGTTCTACAGGCTAGGAAGACTAGCAAACATTGAACTCGGTCTATCAACACACGGTATTAGACAACTATACTTAGCATGTGTAACTAGCGTGTCAGACTACGGGGCACAAATATACtcagacttgtcaacaatcaagtcAATCAAGTCTCAGCTTCCAGCTTGACTTGAGGCTTGAACATTTGTTATAaggcttgattgattggcTTGTTTGCAGTTCTTACTTGAGGCTTGATTGAAAAGCTTGATTGACTTGGTGTTATACAACCCAACTGCTTATACTAGGTACTCGTTCTCGTTCTCGTGATCCCAATCGCACAATTGATATATAGCGTCTATATCAGCGTCAGTTATAGTCCCCATGGCAGCGCTATCGTCGCCCTGATTAAAGCCAGCCCTATGCCACCGCCGTACGCACTGTATAGCGGCTAATAACTGAGGTGAGATCTGCCGTCTCCGAGGCTCAAGGAgatcgccaagctcgctaaaCATGCGCTCACACTCGCAGCTTGAAGCTGGGATAGAGAGCACGTCAATAGCCATCTGCGcaaggctggggtagcgatcACGCAAGCCTACCCAGTATTTGATAGGGTGAACGGCAGCGTAGCTACCCTTACTAGCTTAGGGTTCGCACGCCTTCCACCTCTCGTACTCATCTATATAGCCGTCGTTAGCAGCCACAGCGCTATCTGGGTCTGTGAGGGCATCAATTGCGTCGTCGATCTCGTTGGAGACAACCCTTGGGCGCCTTACAGCACGCAGTGAGGTGTTGTACTCTGCCCAAAGCTCGTGAAACGCGCGGTTGTTAGACTCTAGCCACTCAGGTTTGTCCGCCTAGGCGACCTCGCAGTACGTTTTGTAGCGTGGATGGAGTAGAGTTGCAGCGTAGTACGCGGGTGAGAGGTTAAGCTTATTATAGTAATCACTAGCCTTCGCCCAGGCAGCACGGAGGTTAATCGCGAGGTGGTCTTTAGGCGCTTCGTCATGCGCGTTATAGTCGACAGCCTTATAAGCTTCAACGCGTTGCTCGTAGAAAGTAAGTATATACTCAAAGACTGGGATAACCTCAGCGATAGCGCCGTAAAGACCGCCTCCAACGCGGCCCTCAGTGTCTTTGCCACGTCCTTCTAGGCGCTTTGTTGCCGACTTTAGTGGCTTCAACACGTCGATATACTCAGTAACAACtgcccagtcagcagctGTAAGGCCGCCAGATCGCATCCAGTCCGCAGCCTCAGGTAGCTTGTTGCCACGGCTAATCGCATATGTATCCTCATCTCGCACGCGGCATATATGATGATGGGCGTAAGCGTTAACAGCGGGCTGCAGCTTaacagcgcgctcaaaggcGGAACAATACGAGTTCCAGCGCGTGACAACTGGCTTAACTGGCGCAAGCACTTCGCGCTGATCAGCGAGCAGCTCAGCGTTAGCTATGCGCTGGAACTTTTCAAAAAGCTCGAGCTGCTGCGGCGTTCTGATGTAGTTGATCACGCTAAGAAGTACGCTAAGTGGCCCATTCTCGCGCCAATTGCGTAACAGCTCGCTCTTAACAGCAAGCTCGCTGCGATCGTTGTCGTACGCATTGTTGTTGCTGCCCCAAAGTAATGCCTGACCAACTAAGTTAAGAGTATGAGCACCGCAGCGGAGTCGACGATGGGCAGCGATTAAGCCCATCTGCTGCGCGATGCTGAGGACAGCAGTGTCGTTATTAGTAGCGTTATCGAGCATAAAGTAGCCGATAGTACGCGAGTTAATGCCAAACTGCTGCAGAGTTTTGCTAACAACCTCTGCCATCTTCTCGCCAGTATGGGCGCCCGTTAGTTGGGGCAGCGCGATAGGGAGATCTATAAGGTCCCCAGCGCTGTTGACGTAGTGCGCAACAACGCCTAAGAAGCCGCGTTTACCGCCCTTTGTTGTCCAACCGTCAAAACTAATGTGAATCTTGCTAAGGGCCTTCGACAGATCAATGACGACCTGGGGTAACATGAAGTCGAAACGACGCATTACGTATCGCGAAACGCTTGCGTGGGACGTCCACAACGCCGCCTCCGCCTCTACATTTGCAGCCTTAAGCATCTGTCGAAAGGCGGGCTTTTGAAACTCAGAGAGCGGATGGTTGCCGTCGACAAGCCAGGCGACTGCGGCATGTCGAAAGGCCTGACAATCAAAGCCCCCAAGCTTATTAGCAAGGCCCTGCGATACCTTAACGCTAGCGGCTTTCAATAGAGCGCGCAGCCCCCCTTTGCTTGCCTTCGTTATACTGTGCGTTTTACTAGGAGCTGTAAGGCTATGGCCGCGTCTAACTTGCTCAAGATGGCGGGCTGAAGTTGTTGTTGAGAGCGTCGTTTCGTATATACCGCCTTGCCCAGCGTCTATCCATTTGTGCTGGTGGCAATAGCGACAGACAAAAAAAAAGACGATCGGGGTCCTTAATGAGCGcaacgcggtagccataGCGGTATATCCAGCTTTTGCGCTGCTTCTGGGTGGCTACAGGCTTGCAATATAGCGGCAAACGCGACTAATCTatgccgtcaaagttgtcGGCAAAGCGATCATCAAGACCCTTGTCGCGATCCTCGTTGCCGTCCTCGTCGTCCTCAATTATAGCAACTGTCGCGGCGCTGCTGCCCTCGGTTAGCGCTACGATAGCGGCTTCAGGCTGACTCTCGCGCAACTGCGATTCGAAGGTGGGCGGCTCGGTAGCCTGGGACGCGACAGTCGCCAGGGCTTTGCGCGGTGATAGACGCTGAGCTGGCTGTTGGCTCTTATTAATGTGGATAGGCTGCGACTCTGTACTGCGAGCAGCGACCTTGGCGCGCTTGTTTAGTGCAAACACGTCTCTGCGCGGACGTTTAGGGGGTCGAGTAGGCGGCATAGCGACGATAGAGACAAGTGtaacaccaaaaacgcgtCGGTATACGCGAACAGGTGGGCTTTAGCGGCTTCAAAACGGAGATAATTACATCAAGGTTGTGCGCTAAAATATAGCTGACTAAGCgaaactcaacaccacaAACCTATCGCGAGATTGCTCGTACCGCAGCCTAAATAGCCTCGCCAAAATTAACGCTAAAACATCAAGCCAATCAAgccaatcaatcaagcctATGTCTCTAAGACTTGATTGATTGCAAAATTACAAGGCGGAGGCTTGACTTGATTGACTTGCAGTTTTCATCAAGCCTCAATCAAGTGCTTGTTTGcagcttgattgttgacaagtctgcttTCCCTCGCAGCCTCGCAGATGGAAGAGTGGATGCGATTCTTCGTTGGTATTAACCTTACGCTCAACTGCACGCCTACCATCTGGTGCGACAACCAGCAGACTGTTGGTATTGTCACGAAGGAGCACGATAAGCTTCATACAAAGATCAAGCATGTCGACATCCACCAGCTCTGGATCCGACAGGAGGTCACCGCCTCACGTATCAACGTTAAATGGGTACCTACTGATCACATTCTTGCTGATGGACTCACGAAGGTACTACCAAAGCAGAAATTTGTGGAGTTTATCCGCCAACTTGGCCTCGTGGATATCACTGAGCGCCTGAGGGGACTACGTCAAGCTGATCAAGATGATCTCGATGGTATCTACGTACACTAACTCTATTCAGCTGTCATCAACTCTCTGCAGGAGCGTCTATGTCAGCTGGGGAGTgtgtcacggtttggggtctATCCTGTTCTGCTTCTGGAGTCGCAACTCACGTATGGTAAAGGCGCGATGCCTATCTAAGACTAGCGCTGTCtatggtcactcacctacataaactttccatagcttcTACAATAGaacctcagttcaatccttcaattctcCGCACATGCGCACTGTTCACTCTACCCAACATACCTCAACACCAAATCTAGGCTTGGATAGAGCGTATACAGTTTCATGTAAAGGAGATTATTAGACTTGAAGGCGGCAACGAATACAAGGAGGGGCGGCGCGACCGAACAGTCCAAGCTTCGGTGGTACTACGGCAGTAATATAGACCCCCCTGTCAGCAAGAACTTTTGAAAGTCACCTCCGTACTGCTCTGTAATCCTGGTCCGCACTAAGGCAGGTGAGACTAACGTTGTTGTGCCCGCGTTGGCTTGTCTGGCGACACAATGGGGATAGTAGGTATTTGGGAATGACAATCCAATTCTATATAACGTATCTAACGGGTTGGCGGGCCACACGGGTTGGCGGGACACTTTTGCCAAGCCCCCACCAACTCTACCTATGTACACGATGCCTCAACAACACCAGATAGGACCTTCTAATGAACGTCAGATACAGACTGCCCTTCAAGCTCTTAAAGAAGATGCGACACTCTCCTTGCGACGCGCTGCAGCTATCTATAACGTCTCTCGAACAACACTAAGCTATCGACGCGCTGGACGACCTTCACAAGCAGATTGCTGGCCTAAATCGTTGAATCTGACAAAGACTGAGGAGAGCGTAGCTGTTGAGTATATACTTGAGCTTATTACGCGCGGATTTCCCCCTCGGCTCGCAGCTGTAGCTGATATGGCCAATTCCTTACGCGCAGAGCGCAATCTAGGCCAGGTTGGCTTAAACTAGCCCAGTATGTGGGTTAAGCGCCGCCCTGAGTTCACAATGAAGTTCAATCGCAAGTACGATTATAAGAGAGCGCTCTGCGAGGATCCGAAGGTTATCCGGGGCTGGTTTAGCCTAGTAGCTAATATTAAAGCTAAGTACGGCATCTAGGATGAAGACACGTACAACTTTGATAAGGCAGTCTTTATAATAGGCTAGATATCAACTGGGGCGGTCGTTACAGCTTTAGAGAGACGAGGACGGCCAAAGTCAGTGCAGCAAGGCAACAGAGAGTGGACAACAGTTATCCAGGGCATCAACGCGACAGGGTGGCCTATTCCACCCTTCATCATCTTCAAAGGCCACTACCACCTCTCTGCCTGGTACAAGGAGGATAGCCTACCTTATAATTGGGTTATTGTAGTCTCTGAGAACGGCTGGACTACAAATGAGCTTGGCCTGCAGTGGTTGAAGCACTTTGATGAGCATACAAAGAAGAGAGCAGTTGGCAGCCACTGACTACTCGCAATTGACGGCCATGAGAGCCATAACTCACTCAAATTTCAGCAATactgcaaggagaacaagaTTATTACTATCTGTATGCCTCCGCACTCATCGCACCTCCTGCAGCCTCTTGATGTGGGTTGTTTTGCTCCTTTGAAGAAGGCGTATGGGCGCCAAGCCGAAGATCTTATGCGCAACCGGATCACTCACATCACGAAACTTGAGTTCCTACCATGCTTTATACGCGCCTATAATGCTGCAATTACTTCTAGTAATATCTAAGGAGGGTTTCGAGGCGCTGGATTAGTCCCTTTTAACCCAGAACGGATTATAACAGCCCTTGACGTCCGGCTGCGTACTCCATCACCACCACTGCCTATCAACAACGAGCCCTGGCAGTCGCAAACCCCAAGCAATACTCTTGAACTAGGGTCGCAACCGACGCTTGTGAAGGCAAGGATTCAGAGGCATGTAGATAGCTCACCAACGTCTATGGTGGAGGCCTTTGAGAAGGTCTCAAAGGGAGCAGCAATTATCGCGTATAAGCTAGTGTTGGCGCAAAAGGAGATCGCAGAGCTTCGAGCGGCAAATGAGGCTGCTACGCGGCGTAGATCGCATAAAAGGAAGCAGGTTCAGGCAGAGGGGACCTTGATAGTTGAGGATGGGGCTCGTCTAACTGCTCTACAGGAGTTTGGGGCGCGTAGTGATGGGAAGAAGCTAAAGACGCGAGTGCGCGCTGAAGCAGGTGAACCATCTCAAAGGCGGTGTGGACGGTGCAATCAGACTGGGCATAACGCGCGTACGTGTAAGCAAGCAGCAGAAGTAGACTCTAAATGATATCTTATATTGTATTATACTATATAGGGCTAAAGTGGGCTGTTTTGCGCCAGAATGAGGGTGGTTTTGGTGAGGGCTTGGCAAAAGTGTCCCGCCAA
The sequence above is a segment of the Pyrenophora tritici-repentis strain M4 chromosome 3, whole genome shotgun sequence genome. Coding sequences within it:
- a CDS encoding autophagy protein Atg27, with the translated sequence MAPSRSRAPLFSLLALTSLLPQAAWAFDCKDILADGAHFNFKELGGPHVVHWKESDLTKELEWKYNFTVDICNSLKWHKGGSLASECHHGARVCGIRENIDLATGGNSTITPIDIAGTYATQTGRRIDAKFENLGNSKSNQDAGREGVRATLNGGRFPFDNKREGVNQRAIIEFVCDKERSGLEGDEKDDSPHQDDGKDDEKDDDKKDGDDKKEGKLRRREEKAKNKCEDSDNSLRFCGYQMENEDKDKKVQTLRLEWRTKYACVDAPSPDGGSHWGFFGWFFIIVFLAIAAYLIFGSWLNYNRYGARGWDLLPHGDTIRDMPYIAKDFARKVAGTVQGGGSRGGYAAV
- a CDS encoding DDE-3 multi-domain protein, translating into MPGTGHRLQPAVLQAILDRIAACESDRAISRATGASRNTVAKLRLSLEFWGVPYPPRCVRLGRPSILRQAQREGLQAYLNGSPGAYMDEMRDFLYDEYDVRISLASVYRELEKMRWSRKLATKRAKEQSEPLRRLYLARMAQHYKAEQIVALDESACNERTGDRKYGWSPIGEPVELSHSFRRSERWSLLPAMTIDGYISYKIFQGAITSEILEDFLEFQVLPFCNPHPGPASVIVLDNASIHRSERVRVLCQSAGVLLEYLPPYSPDFNPIEKSFKQLKGWMKRNSAQAENFIDFGVFLEYAAQLVCCNINCRSWFHRCGYPY
- a CDS encoding Dimer-Tnp-hAT domain containing protein, with translation MRRFDFMLPQVVIDLSKALSKIHISFDGWTTKGGKRGFLGVVAHYVNSAGDLIDLPIALPQLTGAHTGEKMAEVVSKTLQQFGINSRTIGYFMLDNATNNDTAVLSIAQQMGLIAAHRRLRCGAHTLNLVGQALLWGSNNNAYDNDRSELAVKSELLRNWRENGPLSVLLSVINYIRTPQQLELFEKFQRIANAELLADQREVLAPVKPVVTRWNSYCSAFERAVKLQPAVNAYAHHHICRVRDEDTYAISRGNKLPEAADWMRSGGLTAADWAVVTEYIDVLKPLKSATKRLEGRGKDTEGRVGGGLYGAIAEVIPVFEYILTFYEQRVEAYKAVDYNAHDEAPKDHLAINLRAAWAKASDYYNKLNLSPAYYAATLLHPRYKTYCELWAEYNTSLRAVRRPRVVSNEIDDAIDALTDPDSAVAANDGYIDDYAAVHPIKYWVGLRDRYPSLAQMAIDVLSIPASSCECERMFSELGDLLEPRRRQISPQLLAAIQCVRRWHRAGFNQGDDSAAMGTITDADIDAIYQLCDWDHENENEYLV